The window TAAAAAAACCTTCAGAAAGTTCTGAAGGTTTACGTATTATTTTGTAAGAGATTCTTTTTTCCAGTTCCCTTTAAAATCACAAGAATCATATCGACCGTCTATAGAAATAAATGTGGTTGGAAGTTTAGAATTAACAAACTTTTCAATCATTTCACTTTTTTTCTTATTAAGAGCCATCTGTTTGATTCTGTCGTAATCTGTTTCTAAAGTAATCTGGTGAGCAGGAATAACATCTTCAATTTTAATCAATTTCACCACTTTTCTTTGTCTTTCGTCTTCATCATCAAAAGCAGTGGTAATATCATTTTTATTAAGACCAGCAAGTTCATAACTGATTACTCCCGGAATGCTTTCTCTTTCGATTTTACTAGAACCATCTCCGCCGGTAATAACACCCGCATTGAATTTCGTTTTTTTATCATCTGAAAACTTAAATGCAGCTTCTTTAAAACTCATTTTTTCAGCTAAAATTAAACCTCTGATACTATCTAATTTTTGTTTTGCTGTAGTAATTTCCGCATCTGTAGGGGTAGCCATTAAAAGAATATGTCTTGCGTCATAAACTTTACCAGACTTTTTAACCAACTCAATAATATGATATCCAAACTCAGATTCTACAGGGTCTGAAATTTCACCTTCCTGTAAGTTTAATGCTGCAGCTTCGAAAGGCTTTACCATTTGTCCTTTAAAGATATTTTTCATCAAACCTCCATTGGGAGCAGTTCCTTTATCTTCAGAATAGATTCTTGCCTGGCTTTCAAAACTTTCACCTCCAGCGATGTCTGCTTTGATTTTTTTAAGCTTGTTAATCAATTCATCTTTATGAGCTTCCGTTAATTTAGGATACATCATGATCTGAGAAAGAGAAACCTCATCCTTTATTTCAGGAAGCTGAGATTTATATAAATTGAAAAAATCGGTCACTTCGTTAGGAGTAACATCAGCTTTTTCTGTGATTCTTGCGTACTTTGCCTGTCCGTAATATTGATCAGTATCAATTTTTTCGATGGCATTTTTCATCTCATACTGATTTCTGAACTTGTAAGCAGCCAGCATCGACTTTTCATCGGGAAACTGACCTAAAAGCTGGTTAAATTTTGCATTTACACCTTCTTTAATCGCTGCAGAACGGCTTTCAATCAACGTATCTCTTTTAGCTTCGTACACCAAAAGTTTATTATTAATTAAGTTTTCCAAAAACTCACATCTATCAGTGGTTGAAGCACCCTGCTGTTTTCCGTAATTCAGCTGCTCTTCAACATCAGATTCCAAAACGATTTCATCACCAATTACTGCCGCAATACCGTCTACCAACTGTCCTTTCTTTAGCTGAGCATTGATGTTTCCTGAGAACAACATCGTGAAAACTCCCAAAAGGAAAGTGATTTTTAGTTTATTTGTCATTATACTATTTTAAACAAGTTGCAAATTTAGAATTCTTAATGAATTGCACTCAATTTTTTATTATAAATATTTCTTAAAAAGAGATGATTTACTGCAATTCAACGTTAAAAGTTGTCAATTCTTTAAATTGCTGTAATCTGTTATGAATATCAGCTTCCTCAACTTCCTCAATTCTTTCAGTACCAAATTTTTCAACCGTGAAAGAAGCCATTGCAGAACCTACGATTAATGCAGACTTCATTGTTTCGAAATCGAATTTGCCTTTTTTAGCTAAATAAGCTGCAAAACCTCCTGCGAAAGTATCTCCAGCTCCAGTCGGATCAAAAACTTCTTCTAAAGGAAGTGCAGGAATTGCGAATACTTTATTATCATGGAACAATAAAGCACCGTGCTCTCCTTTTTTGATAATTACATAATCAGGTCCCATTGTGTGAATTTTCTTAGCTGCTTTTACCAAAGAATATTCACCTGAAAGCTGTCTTGCTTCTTCGTCGTTGATGCTGATAACATCAGTTTTAGCAATCATATCTTTCAGAATATCCATAGCAGAATCCATCCAGAAATTCATGGTATCTAAAATAACCAATTTAGGACGTGTATTCATTTTTTCAAGTACAGAAAGCTGAACTCCAGGGTGAAGGTTTCCTAATAACAAAATCTCTGCATCTTGCATAGATTCAGGAATTTTTGGATCAAAATTCTCCAAAACATTTACTTCAGTCGCTAAAGTATCTCTTGTATTTAGGTCATTGTGGTATTTACCTGACCAGAAAAACGTTTTTCCTTCTTTTACAATTTCTAATCCTTCGATGTTTACTTCTCTGTTGGTAAACATGTCAAGATATTCCTGTGGAAAATCTCCTCCAACTACAGATACAATTCCAGATTTTACTCCTAAAATAGAAGATGTAATCCCGATATAAGTAGCTGCTCCACCTAAAATTTTATCTGTTTTCCCAAACGGCGTCTCAATTGCATCAAATGCCACGCTTCCTACGACTAAAAGTTTCATATGTATTTTATATTTTTTTATTAAAGGTCATATGCAATCTACCGATGCTATATGTATTTTATTATTTTCTTTAACTAATAATCGATTGATTACTGAAGTTTTAATTAAATTTTAAATTTATTTTTTCCATTCAAAAGTATCCAGCAAGTGCATCATATCTTTTTTGATATAATCTATTGCAGGAGCTAAAGAATCTGGTTTTGGTCTAGAATTGAAATATAAATATCCTGTTACGAAATGTTTTGTACTGTCGGTTGCATAAAACTGCAGATTGGATGCAGCCTGACCTTTCAGCTCATAAAAATTTCCGTAGACTTTTTTCTCAGGATATTCGAAAGATTTTGTATCGATAGAACTTGCTTTCACCGTATGTTTGTAAACCATTTTTTCGGTTTCCATAATCTGTTGCGCAAAATCATTGTTGATTGGGTAATACGTAAGGAAAATCTTTGCCTTCATTTTCGGATAGTTCAGATAATACCAACAAGGTTTCTTTGCATCATAAATTTTAGCATAATCTGAAACGTCAAAAGAATACAGACAGTTAGGCTCAAATTTATGATATTTTGGTGCAGGATACTCTAATCTTAGTTCGCCGTAAGGCTTTGGATTATCTTCTTTTCCGCACGAAATAATCAACATCGAAACAAAAATAAAAATGACTTTTTTAATCATTTTGCAAAAATACAAATTAGATTTAGATTTTGGGAGACAAATTTCAGCATTTCAATGAGTTTTGAAATTGAAACTTATTAAATTTAATTCTGTGCTAATTTTGTAGATTTTATTTTAAACGCAAAGGACACAAAGGTTTTTTATCTCATACTGCATATTTTTCGTTCGCAAAGGCGTTTCACTCAGCAAAGACAGTATAACTTTTGATAAACTAAGCAAAACAAAATGAATAATTTCTATTTTCAATACAGTAAACTTCCTGCTTCCAACACCCAGCTTCTATCTTATTAAAAAATCCTGTAAGCCTCTTCGTAGTTTTGAATATAATTTTCCAAAGGTTTTGGAAAAGATCTTTCATGAGAAGCTTCAACATCTGTTACCATATAATTGTTCTGAATAATAAAGTTTTCCCAAGCTGTTTGGGAGTCAACCTCAACATTAAAAATTTCTATGCTTAAATTTTTGTGGGTGAGTTTGTGATTAACTATTTTTACGCTTTTAATAAATGGATTTAAATCATCAGAAATCGTCGGTGGAAATTCAAATAATTTTTTCCAGATAAAATCGTCTTTTCTTTGCTGAATTAAAAACTGTCCGTTTCTGTGAACGAAATAATATTTTAAATCTAAATCCTGTGCTTTTACTTTCTTGGTTTTAACAGGGAATTCTGAGATTTTATTCAGCGAAAAAGCCAGACAATCATTATTTACAGGACATTCTCCACACAAAGGATTTTTTGGTTTGCAGATTTCCGAGCCTAAATCCATCATCGCCTGATTAAAATCGCCCACATTTTCAGGCATAATAAAAGCCGATAATTCAGAAAAATAATTGAAAGCTTTAGAATTGGAAATATCAAAATTATCTGCAAAAATTCGGCTTAAAACACGGTAAAAATTTCCATCGACTGCTGGCATTTTTCCACCAAAACAAATGCTGGAAACGGCTGCAGCAGTATATTTGCCAATTCCTTTTAGTTTTAAAATTTCGTCATAATCGGAAGGGAAAATCCCGTTATAATCGTTGATAATTTGTTGCGACGCCTTATGAATATTGATGGCACGCGAATAATATCCCAAACCTTTCCAATACAATAAAACCTCATCTTCAGGAGATTCTGCCAAAGTTTTAACGTTGGGAAATCTTTCGATGAAATTATTATAATGATTTAAACCCTGAGCGATTCTGGTTTGCTGAAAAACAATCTCACAAATCCAAATCTTATAAGGATCTTTGGTTTTTCTGAACGGTAAATCTCTCGCATTTTTATCATACCACTTCAACAGCTTGTTCCCGATGTGAAGAAAGTCTGAGTTCTTTTTATTCTTTTCCAAAAAACCAATTCATTTAGTGAGGCAAAGATAAAACTATTTTTTTTCGTTATCAAGAAGATAAACAGGTGCTCCTTTCAACCATTGATACTTGATTTGCTTCATCTCTGCAATAGATTTATAGCCTTTAAGTTTTTCTAAAAAAACATACACCGAATCATTTTTTTCTTTTTTAAGATTTAATCTCTGAGTAGAAAGAAACTGAAACGGATACGGAATCACAGAATCTCTTTTACTAAATAACAAATCTCCTGAATTGATGCTATAAATATAAAATGCTTTACCACGCCCTGAAGAACTGTCGGCAACAGAAATATCTGAGCTTGCCACGACCATATCGCTAATTCCGTAAGCTTCGTCTTCAGACATTACATAAGCCTGACCGGTATCCCTTTTTTCGTTTTTGAAAAGATCGATTTCGTACTTCCGAGGTCTCTGATATTCTTTTTCACAACTCAAAACAGAAAAAAACAAAAAAGCTAACAAAATGTAAAACGTGAAATTTTTCATTAAACCGTTTTTAAATAATTAGAAATAAAAAACCGATGTTTTTGACGCACCGGTTTCTATATTAAATATTGGGAAATTTAATCCTGGATATATTCAGCATCCCACTCGTTACCGTCATCTCCTTTGTGACCGTCAAGTTTGATTACAAAGCTTTTTGTTGGAAAATAAGGAGTCAGTCTGATATCTAGCCAAACTCTGTCTTTATTCACTTTATCCTGCTCGAAACGTACAATTTTAAACTTCTCGATCAATTTATCTGCTCCTTTGATACCGTCTAAGAAACTCACAATTTGTCTTCTCAAATCATCTTCGTTTTTTGCATTCCAGTTTTCGAAAGCTCTTCTGTTTAAGAAATCTAGTAAAACTTTAGTTACATAATCGAATACACGAACTACAGAATACGTCTGAAGACCAATGTTGTCTCCCGTAAACAAAGTTTTTGCAGAGAATGCCATGATTTTACCGTATTCATTGACCATAGGAACCAATCCCATTTTTTCCAACTGAGAAATTTCACTTTTCTTCAATTCAAATTTCACAGCGTCTACTTCGTTGATATTACCGTGTTTTTTACCGGCTGCAACCTGAGACATTAAAGTTTTATGAATTTTTCCTGCCAATGAAGTTGACGGTGGAAGTTCTACATTTTCTTCTTCTCCTACTTCTTCTGCTCTACCACGACCCACTAACCAGTTACAAGTCATAATGACATTACTTCTGTGCAATTCACCACCTGTAAGATTGGCAGAATGGAATAGATCTACAACGTCATCCGGCTTATCAAGATTAGCAAAATCGGTAACCATCATTACTTTGTTTTCGTTACAGATCTTTGCCCATTTTTCAACTACTTTATTAGATCCCAAATATCCCGGAATAGCCAAAATAGAATAATTATCTCTTAAATCTAAACGATCGTAATAACTTTTAAACTCATCAGCAATGGCATCAATAAATATAGGGTTATCTAAGTCTGAAACCTGATCTAAGCTTGCATTCACAATGCTCACATTATCTACTTTGTCAAGCTCTGTATTTTTATAAAACTGAGCAACCGTTCTGTATGAAGTTTCTAGTTGACGAACTGCATCAAGAGAGTTTTTAAGATTTACTTTCAAATTTTGATCAGCCTGTTGTGCTTTGTTTTTGCATGTATCTGCCATTTTTTCAGCAGGATCATTGCTGTTTAAAAGCTCTACCCACAGATTGATTTTCTGTAAAAGCTCTTTTCGCTCATCGGTTTTATTGCCATCATTCAGGAAAATTTCTTTTCTTGCTTTTCTGGTTGGGTTCATATTGGCGATTCCGTCTACGACAGATTCTATAAAGCCAAAACCTCCGATTTTATTTAATTCTTCAAGCGGATTTCCTTTAGGTCTTCCAGCTTGCTGCTGTTGACTATGTTGTTGGCCTTCTGCAGCCTGTAATTTACTATCCATAATATTTGTGTAGGTACTTAAGATTATTTTTCAAGTTCTTGTGCGACATCTTTCAATGCTTCAATAAAAGCAGCTCTGGTCTGCTCATTTTCCAACATATTGCGAAGAATCTTATTGGTTTTCAGCTGACGCACGATTTTATTGTACTGTTCCTGCTCCATGCTGAGCTGCTGAAGGTAATTTGATTTCTGAACAAGATTTTTGGGAGTAAAGTCTGCAAGATTTTGAAAACGGAATTCTTCTTCTACTACAGTTCCTTCCTCTGTTTCGTGCTGTACAGCGACAGAAGGCTGAAAATGTCTGAAAACATCATCTACGGTTTTTAATCCTGTTACAATTTCGGGAACATAAGTTTCATCTGTAGTAAGCTGGCTTACAATAAGAGATTTGTTCTCCTGGATTTCCTGAATAGCTTCATTAGCGTCAACCTTGACTTCGTTTCCGCCAACACCATAATTAAACATTGCCATATTATTATTATTTTGAGATTGTTGATTTTGGTTTGGATTAGCAAATTTTTGACCAATCCATTGCTTAAATTTATAAAAAAACTATAACATACAAAATTTTGTGAAGTTTTTTTTAAAATAAATCAATATTCCGATGATAATTAAATGATTATTAATATGTTTTGGCTTCAAAATAAATAAAAAAAACGCACCGAAATGATGCGTTTTAACAGTAAATTATTGTACTAAAATTACCAGATTTTAATTCTCTCAGCCGGAGCTTTATATAGTTTATCTCCCGGTTTAATATCGAATGCTTTCATAAAAGAATCTTGATTTACCAAAGGCCCGAAAGCCCTGAAATATCCCGGTGAATGCGGATCTGTCTTCACCTGATTCATCATATATTGGTCTGTAGATTTGGTTCTCCAAACGGTTGCCCAGCTCATGAAAAATCTCTGATCTTGATTAAATCCGCTAATCAAACCGACATCCCCTTTATCTTTTAAATACATTTGTAAGGCATCATAAGCAACCGCTACTCCACCTAAAT is drawn from Chryseobacterium muglaense and contains these coding sequences:
- a CDS encoding peptidylprolyl isomerase, with product MTNKLKITFLLGVFTMLFSGNINAQLKKGQLVDGIAAVIGDEIVLESDVEEQLNYGKQQGASTTDRCEFLENLINNKLLVYEAKRDTLIESRSAAIKEGVNAKFNQLLGQFPDEKSMLAAYKFRNQYEMKNAIEKIDTDQYYGQAKYARITEKADVTPNEVTDFFNLYKSQLPEIKDEVSLSQIMMYPKLTEAHKDELINKLKKIKADIAGGESFESQARIYSEDKGTAPNGGLMKNIFKGQMVKPFEAAALNLQEGEISDPVESEFGYHIIELVKKSGKVYDARHILLMATPTDAEITTAKQKLDSIRGLILAEKMSFKEAAFKFSDDKKTKFNAGVITGGDGSSKIERESIPGVISYELAGLNKNDITTAFDDEDERQRKVVKLIKIEDVIPAHQITLETDYDRIKQMALNKKKSEMIEKFVNSKLPTTFISIDGRYDSCDFKGNWKKESLTK
- a CDS encoding PfkB family carbohydrate kinase, which translates into the protein MKLLVVGSVAFDAIETPFGKTDKILGGAATYIGITSSILGVKSGIVSVVGGDFPQEYLDMFTNREVNIEGLEIVKEGKTFFWSGKYHNDLNTRDTLATEVNVLENFDPKIPESMQDAEILLLGNLHPGVQLSVLEKMNTRPKLVILDTMNFWMDSAMDILKDMIAKTDVISINDEEARQLSGEYSLVKAAKKIHTMGPDYVIIKKGEHGALLFHDNKVFAIPALPLEEVFDPTGAGDTFAGGFAAYLAKKGKFDFETMKSALIVGSAMASFTVEKFGTERIEEVEEADIHNRLQQFKELTTFNVELQ
- the gldD gene encoding gliding motility lipoprotein GldD, which produces MIKKVIFIFVSMLIISCGKEDNPKPYGELRLEYPAPKYHKFEPNCLYSFDVSDYAKIYDAKKPCWYYLNYPKMKAKIFLTYYPINNDFAQQIMETEKMVYKHTVKASSIDTKSFEYPEKKVYGNFYELKGQAASNLQFYATDSTKHFVTGYLYFNSRPKPDSLAPAIDYIKKDMMHLLDTFEWKK
- the mutY gene encoding A/G-specific adenine glycosylase, with amino-acid sequence MEKNKKNSDFLHIGNKLLKWYDKNARDLPFRKTKDPYKIWICEIVFQQTRIAQGLNHYNNFIERFPNVKTLAESPEDEVLLYWKGLGYYSRAINIHKASQQIINDYNGIFPSDYDEILKLKGIGKYTAAAVSSICFGGKMPAVDGNFYRVLSRIFADNFDISNSKAFNYFSELSAFIMPENVGDFNQAMMDLGSEICKPKNPLCGECPVNNDCLAFSLNKISEFPVKTKKVKAQDLDLKYYFVHRNGQFLIQQRKDDFIWKKLFEFPPTISDDLNPFIKSVKIVNHKLTHKNLSIEIFNVEVDSQTAWENFIIQNNYMVTDVEASHERSFPKPLENYIQNYEEAYRIF
- a CDS encoding DUF5458 family protein, whose product is MDSKLQAAEGQQHSQQQQAGRPKGNPLEELNKIGGFGFIESVVDGIANMNPTRKARKEIFLNDGNKTDERKELLQKINLWVELLNSNDPAEKMADTCKNKAQQADQNLKVNLKNSLDAVRQLETSYRTVAQFYKNTELDKVDNVSIVNASLDQVSDLDNPIFIDAIADEFKSYYDRLDLRDNYSILAIPGYLGSNKVVEKWAKICNENKVMMVTDFANLDKPDDVVDLFHSANLTGGELHRSNVIMTCNWLVGRGRAEEVGEEENVELPPSTSLAGKIHKTLMSQVAAGKKHGNINEVDAVKFELKKSEISQLEKMGLVPMVNEYGKIMAFSAKTLFTGDNIGLQTYSVVRVFDYVTKVLLDFLNRRAFENWNAKNEDDLRRQIVSFLDGIKGADKLIEKFKIVRFEQDKVNKDRVWLDIRLTPYFPTKSFVIKLDGHKGDDGNEWDAEYIQD
- a CDS encoding type VI secretion system contractile sheath small subunit, whose protein sequence is MAMFNYGVGGNEVKVDANEAIQEIQENKSLIVSQLTTDETYVPEIVTGLKTVDDVFRHFQPSVAVQHETEEGTVVEEEFRFQNLADFTPKNLVQKSNYLQQLSMEQEQYNKIVRQLKTNKILRNMLENEQTRAAFIEALKDVAQELEK